The Streptomyces spororaveus genome includes a region encoding these proteins:
- a CDS encoding lysophospholipid acyltransferase family protein produces the protein MKFSIGGSLKLAFRPWVEGLENIPAEGPAILASNHLSFSDSFFLPAVLDRKVTFIAKAEYFTSPGVKGKLTAAFFKGVGQLPVDRSGARGAGEAAIQSGIQVIERGELFGIYPEGTRSPDGRLYRGKPGGLARVALATGAPVIPVAMIDTEKIQPPGKVVPKLMRPGIRIGKPLDFSRYQGMDSDRFILRSVTDEVMYEIMKLSGQEYVDIYATAAKRQIADAEKAEKAAKAEKTAKADGTSE, from the coding sequence ATGAAGTTCTCCATCGGCGGTTCACTGAAGCTCGCATTCAGGCCGTGGGTGGAGGGCCTCGAAAACATTCCCGCAGAGGGGCCGGCGATCCTGGCGAGCAACCACCTGTCCTTCTCCGACTCCTTCTTCCTGCCTGCGGTGCTGGACCGGAAGGTCACCTTCATCGCGAAGGCGGAGTACTTCACCTCCCCGGGGGTCAAGGGCAAGCTGACGGCCGCCTTCTTCAAGGGCGTCGGCCAGCTCCCGGTGGACCGCTCCGGCGCCCGCGGGGCCGGTGAGGCCGCGATCCAGAGCGGCATCCAGGTCATCGAGCGCGGAGAGCTGTTCGGTATCTACCCCGAGGGCACGCGTTCACCCGACGGACGCCTCTACCGCGGCAAGCCCGGCGGTCTGGCCCGCGTGGCCCTGGCCACCGGTGCGCCCGTGATCCCCGTCGCGATGATCGACACGGAGAAGATCCAGCCGCCCGGCAAGGTCGTCCCCAAGCTGATGCGCCCGGGGATCCGGATCGGCAAGCCGCTGGACTTCAGCCGCTACCAGGGCATGGACAGTGACCGCTTCATCCTCCGCTCGGTGACCGACGAGGTCATGTACGAGATCATGAAGCTCTCCGGCCAGGAGTACGTCGACATCTACGCGACCGCGGCCAAGCGCCAGATCGCCGATGCCGAGAAGGCCGAGAAGGCCGCCAAGGCGGAGAAGACCGCCAAGGCCGACGGCACGTCGGAGTAG
- a CDS encoding AMP-dependent synthetase/ligase, translated as MREFSLPALYEVPSDGNLTDLIRRNAAQHPDTAVMSRKVDGRWQDVTATEFLAEVRAAAKGLVAAGIRPGDRVALISRTRYEWVLFDFAIWSAGGVTVPVYETSSPEQVQWILGDSGAVAVIVESPAHSAAVASLRDRLPELREVWEIEQGALETLKTAGAEISDAEVEERSSLANADDPATIVYTSGTTGRPKGCVLTHRNFFAECGNVVERLSPLFRTGECSVLLFLPAAHVFGRLVEVAAVLAPIRLGCVPDIKNLTDELQSFRPTLILGVPRVFEKVYNSARAKAQADGKGKIFDAAADTAIAYSRALDTPGGPSFGLRLKHKLFSKLVYSKLHTVLGGRGEYAISGGAPLGERLGHFFRGIGFTVLEGYGLTESCAATAFNPWDKTKIGTVGQPLPGSVVRIADDGEVLLHGEHIFKEYWKNESATAEALTDGWFHTGDVGTLDEDGYLAITGRKKELIVTAGGKNVAPAVIEDRIRAHALVAECMVVGDARPFVAALVTIDEEFLVRWAAENGKPAGVTAAELREDAELIAAVQKAVDDGNAAVSKAESVRKFRILPSQFTEESGHITPSLKLKRNVVAKDFADEIEALYRG; from the coding sequence TTGCGCGAGTTCAGCCTTCCGGCCCTGTACGAGGTCCCGTCGGACGGGAACCTGACGGATCTCATCCGCCGCAACGCCGCTCAGCATCCAGACACCGCAGTCATGAGCCGCAAGGTCGACGGCCGGTGGCAGGACGTGACCGCGACCGAGTTCCTCGCCGAGGTCCGCGCCGCGGCCAAGGGCCTCGTCGCGGCCGGCATCCGGCCCGGCGACCGGGTCGCCCTGATTTCCCGCACCCGCTACGAGTGGGTGCTGTTCGACTTCGCGATCTGGAGCGCGGGCGGCGTCACCGTCCCCGTCTACGAGACCAGCTCCCCCGAGCAGGTCCAGTGGATCCTCGGCGACTCCGGTGCCGTCGCGGTCATCGTGGAGAGCCCGGCGCACAGCGCGGCCGTGGCCTCCCTGCGCGACCGGCTGCCGGAGCTGCGCGAGGTCTGGGAGATCGAGCAGGGCGCGCTGGAGACGCTGAAGACCGCCGGCGCGGAGATCTCCGACGCCGAGGTCGAGGAGCGCAGCAGCCTCGCGAACGCCGACGACCCGGCCACCATCGTCTACACCTCGGGTACCACCGGCCGCCCCAAGGGCTGCGTGCTGACCCACCGCAACTTCTTCGCCGAGTGCGGCAACGTCGTGGAGCGGCTGAGCCCGCTCTTCCGCACCGGCGAGTGCTCCGTCCTGCTCTTCCTCCCGGCCGCGCACGTCTTCGGGCGCCTGGTGGAGGTGGCGGCCGTACTGGCGCCGATCCGCCTGGGCTGCGTACCGGACATCAAGAACCTGACGGACGAGCTCCAGTCCTTCCGGCCCACGCTGATCCTCGGAGTCCCGCGCGTCTTCGAGAAGGTCTACAACTCGGCTCGCGCCAAGGCCCAGGCCGACGGCAAGGGCAAGATCTTCGACGCCGCGGCGGACACCGCGATCGCCTACAGCCGCGCGCTGGACACCCCGGGCGGCCCGTCCTTCGGGCTGCGCCTGAAGCACAAGCTGTTCTCCAAGCTGGTCTACAGCAAGCTGCACACGGTCCTCGGCGGGCGCGGCGAGTACGCGATCTCCGGCGGCGCCCCGCTGGGCGAGCGGCTCGGCCACTTCTTCCGCGGCATCGGCTTCACGGTGCTGGAGGGCTACGGCCTCACCGAGTCCTGTGCGGCCACGGCCTTCAACCCGTGGGACAAGACGAAGATCGGTACGGTCGGCCAGCCGCTGCCCGGCTCCGTGGTGCGCATCGCGGACGACGGCGAGGTGCTGCTGCACGGCGAGCACATCTTCAAGGAGTACTGGAAGAACGAGTCGGCGACCGCCGAGGCGCTGACCGACGGCTGGTTCCACACCGGCGACGTCGGCACCCTCGACGAGGACGGCTACCTCGCGATCACCGGCCGCAAGAAGGAGCTCATCGTCACGGCGGGCGGCAAGAACGTCGCGCCGGCCGTCATCGAGGACCGGATCCGGGCGCACGCGCTGGTCGCGGAGTGCATGGTGGTGGGCGACGCGCGCCCCTTCGTGGCGGCGCTGGTCACCATCGACGAGGAGTTCCTCGTCCGGTGGGCCGCGGAGAACGGCAAGCCGGCGGGTGTGACGGCGGCGGAGCTGCGCGAGGACGCGGAGCTGATCGCCGCCGTCCAGAAGGCCGTGGATGACGGCAACGCGGCGGTTTC
- a CDS encoding alpha/beta hydrolase, protein MPVLPGAEPFRHEGGEVGVLLCHGFTGSPQSLRPWAEYLAGRGLTVSLPLLPGHGTRWQDMQLTGWQDWYAEVDRALRELLDRCEQVFVFGLSMGGALTLRLAAKHGDAISGIVLVNPANKVHDPLAVTLPVTKHLIRSTPGIASDIAKPGSEEVGYDRVPTRAAHSLKKFLQLVDADLPQVTQPMLLLHSPQDHVVPPVDSARVLARVSSTDVTETLLEQSYHVATLDHDAERIFADSYAFIGRLAESVGREGAEAGG, encoded by the coding sequence GTGCCCGTCCTCCCTGGAGCCGAGCCGTTCCGCCACGAGGGCGGAGAGGTCGGCGTCCTTCTCTGCCACGGCTTCACCGGTTCCCCGCAGTCCCTGCGTCCCTGGGCCGAGTACCTCGCCGGGCGGGGCCTCACGGTGTCGCTCCCGCTGCTGCCCGGGCACGGGACGCGCTGGCAGGACATGCAGCTCACGGGCTGGCAGGACTGGTACGCGGAGGTGGACCGCGCTCTGCGGGAACTGCTGGACCGGTGCGAGCAGGTGTTCGTCTTCGGGCTGTCGATGGGCGGGGCTCTGACGCTGCGGCTGGCGGCCAAGCACGGGGACGCCATCAGCGGCATCGTGCTCGTCAACCCGGCCAACAAGGTGCACGACCCGCTGGCCGTGACCCTGCCGGTGACCAAGCACCTCATCCGCTCCACGCCGGGCATCGCCAGCGACATCGCGAAGCCGGGCTCGGAGGAGGTCGGCTACGACCGGGTCCCGACCCGGGCCGCGCACTCGCTGAAGAAGTTCCTGCAGCTCGTGGACGCCGATCTGCCGCAGGTGACGCAGCCGATGCTGCTGCTGCACAGCCCGCAGGACCATGTCGTACCGCCCGTGGACTCCGCGCGGGTACTGGCCCGGGTGTCCTCGACGGACGTCACCGAGACCCTGCTGGAACAGAGCTACCACGTCGCGACGTTGGACCATGACGCGGAGCGGATCTTCGCGGACAGTTATGCGTTCATCGGCCGACTGGCGGAGAGCGTGGGCAGGGAGGGGGCGGAGGCCGGTGGCTGA
- a CDS encoding ArsA family ATPase yields the protein MHTLLITGPGGAGRTTVAAATALAAARQGRRVLLLSGDVGDPLTALAGDPAAPGLRVARVDSGEEFRDELVTLQQRGSALLGMVGARPLDAEEITELPGAEEFALLRALRRAAAAPGTDLVVVDMPPLHRSVATLALPAQLRRYLARLLPAERQAARALRPVLAQLAGVPMPAQWLYETAARWDEELAAVQAVVEADTTELRLVAEPGPAAADALRLGRLGLALQQLPVSAVVANRTVPVESADPWLAGLAAQQEKYTAEWAAELPVVTLAHLGRDPRGPQDLEQLAATGGLVPEAPAPRRAWAVEDRLAEDGVLVWVVPLPGAHKSDLDLVRRADELLLTVGPHRRIVPLPAALRRCTVSGAALAQGELRIRFTPDPGLWPRTR from the coding sequence ATGCACACCTTGCTGATCACAGGCCCCGGCGGGGCCGGGCGGACCACCGTGGCCGCGGCCACCGCACTCGCCGCGGCCCGCCAGGGGCGGCGGGTGCTGCTGCTCTCCGGCGACGTCGGCGACCCGCTGACCGCCCTGGCCGGGGACCCGGCCGCCCCCGGGCTGCGGGTGGCCCGGGTGGACTCCGGCGAGGAGTTCCGCGACGAGCTCGTCACCCTCCAGCAGCGCGGATCCGCCCTGCTCGGCATGGTCGGGGCCCGGCCCCTGGACGCCGAGGAGATCACCGAACTGCCCGGCGCCGAAGAGTTCGCCCTGCTCCGCGCCCTGCGGCGGGCCGCCGCCGCGCCCGGCACCGACCTCGTCGTCGTCGACATGCCACCGCTCCACCGGAGCGTGGCCACCCTCGCACTCCCCGCCCAGCTGCGCCGCTACCTCGCCCGGCTGCTGCCCGCCGAGCGGCAGGCCGCCCGCGCCCTGCGGCCCGTACTGGCCCAGCTGGCCGGCGTCCCCATGCCCGCGCAGTGGCTCTACGAGACCGCCGCCCGCTGGGACGAGGAGCTGGCCGCCGTCCAGGCCGTCGTCGAGGCCGACACCACCGAACTGCGGCTGGTCGCCGAGCCCGGCCCGGCCGCCGCCGACGCGCTGCGCCTCGGCCGGCTCGGACTCGCCCTCCAGCAGCTGCCCGTCTCCGCCGTCGTCGCCAACCGCACCGTGCCGGTGGAATCCGCCGACCCCTGGCTTGCCGGGCTCGCCGCCCAGCAGGAGAAGTACACCGCCGAGTGGGCGGCCGAGCTCCCCGTCGTGACCCTCGCCCACCTCGGCCGGGACCCGCGCGGCCCGCAGGACCTGGAGCAGCTCGCCGCCACCGGCGGGCTCGTGCCCGAGGCGCCCGCACCCCGCCGGGCCTGGGCCGTGGAGGACCGGCTCGCCGAGGACGGGGTGCTCGTCTGGGTGGTACCGCTGCCCGGCGCGCACAAGAGCGACCTCGACCTCGTCCGCCGCGCAGACGAGCTGCTGCTCACCGTCGGCCCCCACCGCAGGATCGTTCCGCTGCCCGCCGCGCTGCGCCGCTGCACCGTCTCCGGCGCCGCCCTCGCCCAGGGGGAGCTGCGGATCCGCTTCACCCCCGACCCGGGACTGTGGCCCCGTACGCGATGA
- a CDS encoding metallophosphoesterase family protein, giving the protein MRGQQRGASGSSRGPGHGPGRTRVHVVSDVHGNTEALARAGDGADALICLGDLVLFLDYADHSRGIFPDLFGVENAHRIVELRTARRFEEAHAFGRQLWTGLDRDTLIEGAVRRQYAQMFAAFPTPTYATYGNVDVPGLWPEYADRDGITVLDGQRVEIGGRVFGFVGGGLPSPMRTPYEVDVEEYAAKVEALGEVDVLCSHIPPEVPELCYDTVARRFERGSEALLAAIRRTRPRYALFGHVHQPLARRMRIGNTECVNVGHFAATGRPWVLEW; this is encoded by the coding sequence ATGCGGGGACAGCAGCGGGGCGCGAGCGGATCAAGCCGTGGACCGGGCCATGGGCCGGGCCGCACCCGGGTGCACGTCGTGAGCGACGTGCACGGCAACACCGAGGCCCTCGCCCGCGCCGGAGACGGCGCCGACGCCCTCATCTGCCTCGGCGACCTCGTGCTCTTCCTCGACTACGCCGACCACTCCCGAGGGATCTTCCCCGATCTGTTCGGCGTCGAGAACGCCCACCGGATCGTCGAGCTGCGCACCGCGCGCCGCTTCGAGGAGGCCCACGCCTTCGGCCGGCAGCTCTGGACCGGCCTGGACCGGGACACCCTCATCGAGGGCGCCGTACGCCGCCAGTACGCACAGATGTTCGCGGCCTTCCCCACCCCCACCTACGCCACCTACGGCAACGTCGACGTCCCGGGCCTGTGGCCCGAGTACGCCGACCGCGACGGCATCACCGTGCTCGACGGCCAGCGGGTGGAGATCGGCGGCCGGGTCTTCGGCTTCGTCGGCGGCGGACTGCCCTCCCCGATGCGCACCCCGTACGAGGTGGACGTGGAGGAGTACGCCGCCAAGGTGGAGGCCCTCGGCGAGGTGGACGTGCTCTGCTCGCACATCCCGCCGGAAGTGCCCGAGCTCTGCTACGACACCGTCGCCCGCCGGTTCGAACGCGGCAGCGAGGCCCTGCTCGCCGCCATCCGCCGCACCCGCCCCCGCTACGCCCTCTTCGGACACGTCCACCAGCCGCTGGCCCGCCGCATGCGCATCGGGAACACCGAGTGCGTGAACGTGGGCCACTTCGCGGCGACCGGCCGGCCCTGGGTCCTCGAATGGTAG
- the macS gene encoding MacS family sensor histidine kinase, with the protein MAKRERVVRMSVEQPLWRALTAYRLLTMAYAVLLFAAAYKEFPRPGVAVGYLAFLAVWTLATSRKVANAASCTKGFLVADLTVAIAGIVLTPVADTQARIHAGGSTLPTIWTAGAVLAFAIKGGWRWACFASTFVAAANLAIHTGQPTRDTLHNVLLVWVASVAIGYVVEVARASENTLARALEIEAATRERERLARDIHDGVLQVLAMVQRRGSELGGEAEELGRMAGEQEVALRTLVSSGLVQPSRVSHDESRGALVDAYEVDEPGAEDGELDLRTLLAPHAGSRVSFAEPGTPVPLPVPAAKELAAAVGAALDNVRKHAGEGARAWILVEDWGDEVIVTVRDDGPGIPAGRLDQAAGEGRMGVALSIRGRLRDLGGSADLVSVPGQGTEVELKVPRGRTNRT; encoded by the coding sequence ATGGCGAAACGCGAACGCGTCGTACGCATGTCGGTCGAGCAGCCGCTGTGGCGTGCCCTGACCGCGTACCGACTGCTGACCATGGCCTACGCGGTGCTGCTGTTCGCCGCCGCGTACAAGGAGTTCCCGCGCCCCGGCGTCGCGGTCGGCTACCTCGCCTTCCTCGCCGTCTGGACCCTCGCCACCTCCCGCAAGGTGGCGAACGCGGCGAGCTGCACCAAGGGCTTCCTCGTCGCCGACCTCACCGTCGCCATCGCGGGCATCGTGCTCACCCCGGTCGCCGACACCCAGGCGCGGATCCACGCGGGCGGCTCCACCCTCCCCACCATCTGGACGGCGGGCGCGGTCCTCGCCTTCGCCATCAAGGGCGGCTGGCGCTGGGCCTGCTTCGCCTCCACCTTCGTGGCGGCCGCCAACCTCGCCATCCACACGGGCCAGCCCACCCGGGACACCCTGCACAACGTCCTGCTCGTATGGGTCGCCTCCGTCGCCATCGGCTACGTGGTCGAGGTCGCCCGGGCCAGTGAGAACACCCTCGCCCGCGCCCTGGAGATCGAAGCCGCGACCCGCGAGCGCGAGCGCCTCGCCCGCGACATCCACGACGGGGTCCTCCAGGTCCTCGCCATGGTCCAGCGCCGCGGCAGCGAGCTGGGCGGCGAGGCCGAGGAGCTCGGCCGGATGGCCGGGGAGCAGGAGGTGGCGCTGCGCACGCTGGTCTCCAGCGGGCTGGTGCAGCCCTCCCGGGTCTCGCACGACGAGTCGCGGGGCGCTCTGGTCGACGCGTACGAGGTGGACGAGCCGGGCGCCGAGGACGGCGAGCTGGACCTGCGGACGCTCCTCGCCCCGCACGCCGGGTCCCGCGTGAGCTTCGCCGAGCCGGGCACCCCGGTGCCGCTGCCGGTGCCCGCCGCGAAGGAACTGGCCGCGGCGGTCGGCGCCGCCCTGGACAACGTGCGCAAGCACGCCGGGGAAGGGGCTCGGGCCTGGATCCTCGTCGAGGACTGGGGCGACGAGGTCATCGTGACCGTTCGCGACGACGGCCCCGGCATCCCGGCGGGCCGGCTCGACCAGGCGGCGGGCGAGGGCCGGATGGGGGTGGCCCTGTCCATCCGCGGCAGGCTGCGCGATCTCGGCGGCAGCGCCGATCTGGTGTCCGTCCCCGGGCAGGGCACCGAAGTGGAACTGAAGGTACCCAGGGGGAGGACGAACAGAACATGA
- a CDS encoding SRPBCC family protein, with product MAEHTSSSITIEAAPTDVMAVIADFARYPEWTGEVKEAEVLATDAEGRAEKVRLLLDAGAIKDDHTLAYTWKGTDEVSWTLDKSQMLRQLDGSYRLAAVDGGKRTEVTYQLTVDVKIPMLGMIKRKAEKVIIDRALAGLKKRVESV from the coding sequence ATGGCGGAACACACCAGCTCAAGCATCACGATCGAGGCTGCGCCCACCGACGTGATGGCCGTGATCGCCGACTTCGCCCGTTACCCCGAGTGGACCGGCGAGGTGAAGGAGGCCGAGGTACTGGCCACCGACGCCGAAGGGCGCGCCGAGAAGGTCCGCCTGCTGCTCGACGCGGGCGCGATCAAGGACGACCACACCCTCGCCTACACCTGGAAGGGCACCGACGAGGTCAGCTGGACCCTGGACAAGTCCCAGATGCTGCGCCAGCTGGACGGCTCCTACCGGCTGGCGGCCGTCGACGGCGGCAAGCGGACCGAGGTCACCTACCAGCTGACCGTCGACGTCAAGATCCCCATGCTCGGCATGATCAAGCGCAAGGCCGAGAAGGTCATCATCGACCGTGCGCTCGCGGGCCTGAAGAAGCGCGTCGAAAGCGTCTGA
- a CDS encoding ROK family glucokinase → MGLTIGVDIGGTKIAAGVVDEEGTILETYKVPTPPTADGVTEAICAAVSEVSSNHTIEAVGIGAAGYVDDKRATVLFAPNINWRHEPLKDKVEQRIGLPVVVENDANCAAWGEYRFGAGQGHDDVICITLGTGLGGGIIIGNKLRRGRFGVAAEFGHIRVVPDGLLCGCGSQGCWEQYASGRALVRYAKQRANATPENAAILLSLGDGTPEGIEGKHISEAARQGDLVAIDAFRELARWAGAGLADLASLFDPSAFIVGGGVSDEGDLVLDPIRKSFKRWLVGGAWRPHAQVLAAQLGGKAGLVGAADLARQG, encoded by the coding sequence ATGGGACTCACCATCGGCGTCGACATCGGCGGCACGAAGATCGCGGCCGGCGTGGTCGACGAAGAGGGCACGATCCTTGAGACGTACAAGGTGCCCACCCCGCCGACCGCGGACGGAGTGACGGAGGCCATCTGCGCCGCCGTCTCCGAGGTCAGCAGCAACCACACCATTGAGGCCGTCGGCATCGGCGCCGCCGGATACGTGGACGACAAGCGCGCGACCGTACTGTTCGCGCCCAACATCAACTGGCGGCACGAGCCGCTGAAGGACAAGGTCGAGCAGCGCATCGGCCTGCCCGTCGTCGTCGAGAACGACGCGAACTGCGCCGCCTGGGGCGAGTACCGCTTCGGCGCCGGCCAGGGACACGACGACGTCATCTGCATCACGCTCGGCACCGGCCTGGGCGGCGGCATCATCATCGGCAACAAGCTGCGGCGCGGACGCTTCGGCGTCGCCGCCGAGTTCGGGCACATCCGGGTCGTCCCGGACGGCCTGCTGTGCGGCTGCGGCAGCCAGGGCTGCTGGGAGCAGTACGCCTCGGGGCGCGCGCTCGTCCGGTACGCGAAGCAGCGCGCCAACGCCACCCCCGAGAACGCGGCGATCCTGCTCTCGCTCGGTGACGGCACCCCCGAGGGCATCGAGGGCAAGCACATCAGCGAGGCCGCCCGGCAGGGCGACCTGGTGGCCATCGACGCCTTCCGCGAACTGGCCCGCTGGGCCGGCGCGGGACTGGCCGACCTGGCCTCGCTGTTCGACCCGTCCGCCTTCATCGTCGGCGGCGGGGTCTCGGACGAGGGCGACCTCGTCCTCGACCCGATCCGCAAGTCCTTCAAGCGCTGGCTGGTCGGCGGCGCGTGGCGTCCGCACGCGCAGGTCCTCGCCGCACAGCTGGGCGGCAAGGCCGGGCTCGTCGGCGCGGCCGACCTGGCCCGCCAGGGCTGA
- a CDS encoding DUF5304 domain-containing protein, producing the protein MSEATDRPADNDAWASACAEDLAAEKERRRGQEQAAAGGTGTAAEELFKLFEAVADKVSGLNNPLLGAAAQGAVRQIVDQAKTAAKPVIERNPEVFDHLAAAGSELLAAYRSAVEGHERRWTRGEPPAPRQASHDRDPRDEGPDDGPSERIDLD; encoded by the coding sequence ATGAGCGAGGCCACCGACCGTCCCGCCGACAACGACGCCTGGGCCAGCGCCTGTGCCGAGGACCTCGCCGCCGAGAAGGAACGCCGGCGCGGACAGGAGCAGGCCGCGGCCGGCGGCACCGGCACCGCCGCCGAGGAGCTGTTCAAGCTCTTCGAAGCCGTCGCCGACAAGGTGTCCGGGCTGAACAACCCGCTGCTCGGCGCGGCCGCACAGGGCGCGGTGCGCCAGATCGTCGACCAGGCCAAAACCGCCGCCAAGCCCGTCATCGAGCGCAATCCGGAGGTCTTCGACCACCTCGCGGCCGCCGGCTCCGAGCTGCTCGCCGCCTACCGTTCGGCCGTCGAGGGCCACGAGCGCCGCTGGACGCGGGGCGAACCCCCGGCTCCCCGGCAGGCGTCCCACGACCGCGACCCGCGTGACGAAGGGCCCGACGACGGCCCCTCCGAGCGGATCGATCTCGACTGA
- a CDS encoding endonuclease/exonuclease/phosphatase family protein, which translates to MDQLPKSRTEPDGSAVIRVLSYNIRSLRDDEEALARVIRACEPDLVLVQEAPRFFRWRKHAARLAAKCDLVVLGGGATAAGPLLLCSLRVFVERTEDVLLPRTPGLHRRGFATAVIRVGGVRLGLASVHLSLQAAERRAHAELLLDRLAGMDVPYAIAAGDLNEGPDGPAYGLLAAGLQDCRAVAPWGGGPTFPAAAPDRRIDAVFATKGVEVLACGVPAGLPGVSATDLRSATDHLPVLAALRLSAAP; encoded by the coding sequence ATGGACCAGCTGCCGAAGTCCCGTACGGAGCCCGACGGTTCTGCCGTGATCCGGGTGCTCAGCTACAACATCCGCTCCCTGCGCGACGACGAGGAGGCGCTGGCCCGGGTCATCCGGGCGTGCGAGCCCGACCTCGTCCTCGTCCAGGAGGCCCCCCGGTTCTTCCGATGGCGCAAACACGCGGCGCGGCTGGCCGCCAAGTGCGACCTGGTGGTGCTGGGCGGCGGCGCGACGGCGGCCGGGCCGCTGCTGCTGTGCTCGCTGCGCGTCTTCGTGGAGCGCACGGAGGACGTCCTGCTGCCGCGCACCCCCGGCCTGCACCGCAGGGGCTTCGCCACGGCGGTGATCCGGGTCGGGGGCGTGCGGCTGGGCCTGGCCTCCGTGCACCTCTCGCTGCAGGCGGCGGAGCGGCGGGCCCACGCGGAGCTGCTGCTGGACCGGCTGGCCGGCATGGACGTGCCGTACGCGATCGCCGCGGGCGACCTGAACGAGGGCCCGGACGGGCCCGCGTACGGGCTGCTGGCCGCCGGGCTCCAGGACTGCCGGGCGGTGGCCCCGTGGGGCGGCGGACCCACCTTCCCCGCGGCGGCGCCGGACCGCCGGATCGACGCGGTGTTCGCCACGAAGGGGGTCGAGGTGCTGGCCTGCGGGGTCCCCGCGGGGCTGCCGGGCGTCTCGGCCACGGACCTGCGGTCGGCGACGGACCACCTGCCGGTGCTGGCGGCCCTGCGGCTGTCGGCCGCGCCGTAG
- a CDS encoding response regulator, with protein MVVDDHPMWRDAVARDLAAAGFDVVATAGDGPEAVRRAHAVTPDVLVLDLNLPGMPGVQVCKELVGANPALRVLVLSASGEHADVLEAVKSGATGYLLKSAGAQELIDAVRRTAAGDPVFTPGLAGLVLGEYRRLATDPLPATSDEPKAPQLTDRETEVLRLVAKGLSYKQIAERLVISHRTVQNHVQNTLGKLQLHNRVELVRYAIERGLDDA; from the coding sequence ATGGTCGTCGACGACCACCCGATGTGGCGGGACGCGGTCGCCCGCGACCTGGCCGCCGCGGGCTTCGACGTCGTCGCCACCGCCGGCGACGGCCCCGAGGCGGTCCGCCGGGCCCACGCCGTCACGCCCGACGTACTGGTCCTCGACCTCAACCTGCCCGGCATGCCGGGCGTGCAGGTCTGCAAGGAGCTGGTCGGCGCCAATCCCGCCCTCCGGGTGCTGGTGTTGTCGGCCAGCGGTGAGCACGCGGACGTCCTGGAAGCGGTGAAGTCCGGCGCGACCGGCTACCTGCTGAAGTCCGCCGGCGCCCAGGAGCTGATCGACGCCGTGCGCCGCACCGCGGCGGGCGACCCGGTCTTCACCCCGGGCCTGGCCGGGCTGGTGCTCGGCGAGTACCGGCGCCTGGCCACCGACCCGCTGCCGGCCACCTCCGACGAGCCGAAGGCCCCGCAGCTGACCGACCGCGAGACCGAGGTACTGCGGCTCGTGGCCAAGGGGTTGTCGTACAAGCAGATCGCCGAACGCCTGGTCATCTCCCACCGCACCGTGCAGAACCACGTCCAGAACACCCTGGGCAAGCTGCAGTTGCACAATCGGGTCGAACTCGTCCGGTACGCGATAGAACGCGGCCTCGACGACGCGTAG